Proteins from a genomic interval of Mycobacterium conspicuum:
- a CDS encoding DUF899 domain-containing protein, whose amino-acid sequence MDTPPIVSAQEWEAARQQLLVKEKEVMRAHDALAAARRRMPWVAVEKDYEFEGPDGPLSLLDLFDGRRQLVIYRAFFEPGVHGWPDHACPGCSMIADHIGHLAHLNARDTTLVFASRAPQADIARLKARMGWQLPWYTLTDGFDADFGVDEWHGTNAFIHDGPRVFRTYFVNNRGDEVLGNTWSLLDLTALGRQEDWEDSPQGYPQTKPYEWWAWHDAYPDHVPSRWFGEPDPDDPNDPRPARSK is encoded by the coding sequence ATGGACACACCACCGATCGTTTCGGCGCAGGAGTGGGAGGCCGCGCGCCAGCAGCTGCTCGTCAAGGAGAAGGAGGTGATGCGCGCACACGACGCGCTGGCGGCCGCGCGCCGGCGGATGCCATGGGTGGCCGTGGAAAAGGACTACGAGTTCGAGGGCCCCGACGGCCCGCTGAGCCTGCTCGATTTGTTCGATGGCCGGCGCCAGCTGGTGATCTACCGCGCCTTCTTCGAGCCGGGCGTGCACGGCTGGCCGGACCACGCGTGCCCGGGCTGCTCGATGATCGCCGACCACATCGGTCATCTGGCTCACTTGAATGCCCGCGACACCACGCTGGTGTTTGCTTCACGTGCGCCGCAGGCCGACATCGCGCGACTCAAGGCACGCATGGGCTGGCAGCTGCCGTGGTACACGCTCACCGACGGTTTCGATGCGGATTTCGGCGTGGACGAATGGCACGGCACCAACGCCTTTATCCACGACGGGCCACGCGTGTTCCGCACCTATTTCGTCAACAACCGCGGCGACGAGGTGCTGGGCAACACGTGGAGCCTGCTGGACCTGACGGCGCTTGGGCGCCAAGAGGATTGGGAGGACTCGCCGCAGGGTTACCCGCAAACCAAGCCGTACGAGTGGTGGGCCTGGCACGACGCGTACCCCGACCATGTGCCGTCGCGATGGTTTGGTGAGCCCGACCCGGACGACCCCAACGATCCCCGTCCGGCGCGCAGCAAATAA